CCGCGCAACAAGCCGCCTACCGTCATTTCACTCAGCCTTACGTTTCTTTAGTGGGGCCAGCCGCGTCAGTCAATGCGATCGCGGTTCCGGTGACACTTTAAAACCTAACCCCCAGCCCTTTCCCTAGAGGGAAGGGGAGCTAGATTCAAAGCGCTCCTGTTGATTTATTCAATAGTGGGAGGCAGGGTTTCTGTGTGCGATGATTCAATCACTTCGGCTTCTAGTGCTTCAGCGTTGTTAGCAGTTGCATCAGCAGATTCAAGGTACTGGCTATCGAGCAGAAACTTGCCGCCGCTAAAGTGGATGCTCCAGTAGCCGCCGGGGCGACGAGCCAAAATCGTGCCTTCTTCCCCTAACTGAATTACATTGGGGGGTCGCAACATCGGCATGGGGTCGGCTGTCTTGACATAGGGTGGCATCGTCACGACCCGAACGCGATCGCCAACAGCAAATTCTTTAGACATAACTTATTCTAGTCCTGGTGATTCCCCAATGGGTTAGGTTACTTGATTGCCGCATCTCGGAGCAACTGAGCCAAGCCCACTCCAGTCATCAGCGCCATCAGTAGCCAAACTAAGGCTAACCCAATCACCTCCCCTAGAAACAAACCTGTGATCGTGTGCAGCCAGCCACCGATCACCCAACCGCTGCCAAGCGCGATCGCCCAAGCTAAGACACTGACGCATATCCAGACTTTTGCATCCGCAAAACATTGCCGCAACACCAGCCATTGGCCCACTCCGAGTATGGCTCCCATCTTCATGCCATCTACCAGCCCGTAGAACAATCGCAACAAATCTGAGTGGGTTTGCGGCACGACCCAGCCCAAAGCCCCTAATTTGCTAGCTCCTAAAACAGTCCAGCAGAGGGTACTAGACAAGATCCACCAGCCTGCTTGAGGACACCAGCGTCGCAACACTAGCCACTGCGCTAAACCAATTACAGTACCGCCGATCGCGCCTTCCAAGCCTTGCAAAGCGGCTCTTTCGCCCACTTCTAACCAATAAAGGCTAATCAAAAATCCTAAAATATTGCCTCCTATCCATTGCAGGCAAAAGCGGTAGGCCAACCTTTGTCCAGGCTGGGCTAAAAATAGAGCGGGAGTTGAATGACCCATCTAGCGATTTGTCCTGGGGGGTTGAGCGGGCGCAACAAACAAAGTTTTGAATCCTTGCCGCCGCATCTGAGGCGATTCAGGCGCAATATAGCTCCACAAGCTCTCCCAGTAAAAAAAGGAGACACCATCAAACCCTTGCTCACGCGCAGCCTGGACTTGTTCCTGAATCTGCTGCATGTTGACGGGCTGCCCCCAAGAGCCTGTGTGAATGCCGATCGCCACTGGAATCCGTTGACGCGCGAACTGCACTGCAGGTTGCTTTAGTTCCGCTACAAAAGTAGACAACCTTTGGCGATAGACCTGTAAAACCAGTTCTTCAATCCAGCCCTGCCGCACCCAGGTTTGCCAATCTTGCAGGTAGGTTCTGTAGGAAAACCCTTGAGAGTTGGGGGATAGCGTGATTAAGCAATAGGGCCGCACCACTTTCACGGCGCGAAAAATTTGCTCCATCAAAGCGGTAATTTTATTCGCTCGCCAGCGCATCCATTCTGGGTCTAGCGGGTCATCAGGAGGCGGTTTACTCCCATGTTCTTGCTGGTAAAGCTTGACCGTAAAATCGTCGTAACCAAAATCTACTGGCAACCCAAAGTGGTCATCCAATTGAATCCCAGCGACATCGTAGCGAGTCACGACTTCTACAATCAGATCTACCATCAGGGTTTGCACCTCTGGGTGCAGAGGGTTCAGCCAAACTCGACTGATGCCAAACGGCTGCCGCAGTTTCTGCTGAGCGAATTCTAACCAGGATGGCGATCGCGACTTTGTAGCATTGGGTAAAGCTAATTGCTCCCAATCTGAGCGAATGGCTGTAGTGCCATCTTGACGGCTGGTGAGCCAATCGGGGTGCTGCTGGACTAATGCCGAGCCAGCGGGAGCCATAAAGCCGTACTCAAACCAAGGAATGATCCTGAGTCCCTGTTGATGGCCCTGCTGAACCATCTCCGCTAAAACGTCTTTGCCTAAACGCAGACTCGTTAGCATGGGGTCTTGCGATCGCCCAATGCTCCGCTTGAGCACAAAGCTGGGATAGAGTGTATGCCCCCGGTTCCACACGACAGGGTAAACCGTATTGAAGTGGAGCTGAGATAGCTGCTTGAAGGCTTGCTTGACTCCCCCAGGCCGAAACAGGACCGCACTTGCTACATTGGTCAGCCAGACTCCGCGTAGCTCGGTTAATGCTGGGGCCGCTGGTAGCTTAGG
This DNA window, taken from Trichocoleus sp. FACHB-46, encodes the following:
- a CDS encoding glycoside hydrolase family 10 protein, with translation MDKKFQTGLVCLLSLMLVVVLLVVPAQRPKLPAAPALTELRGVWLTNVASAVLFRPGGVKQAFKQLSQLHFNTVYPVVWNRGHTLYPSFVLKRSIGRSQDPMLTSLRLGKDVLAEMVQQGHQQGLRIIPWFEYGFMAPAGSALVQQHPDWLTSRQDGTTAIRSDWEQLALPNATKSRSPSWLEFAQQKLRQPFGISRVWLNPLHPEVQTLMVDLIVEVVTRYDVAGIQLDDHFGLPVDFGYDDFTVKLYQQEHGSKPPPDDPLDPEWMRWRANKITALMEQIFRAVKVVRPYCLITLSPNSQGFSYRTYLQDWQTWVRQGWIEELVLQVYRQRLSTFVAELKQPAVQFARQRIPVAIGIHTGSWGQPVNMQQIQEQVQAAREQGFDGVSFFYWESLWSYIAPESPQMRRQGFKTLFVAPAQPPRTNR
- the sipA gene encoding regulatory protein SipA, which translates into the protein MSKEFAVGDRVRVVTMPPYVKTADPMPMLRPPNVIQLGEEGTILARRPGGYWSIHFSGGKFLLDSQYLESADATANNAEALEAEVIESSHTETLPPTIE